From the Shewanella amazonensis SB2B genome, one window contains:
- the sdhD gene encoding succinate dehydrogenase, hydrophobic membrane anchor protein, translating to MVTNAASFGRSGVHDFILLRASAVILACYTIFLVSFIALSAPLTFEIWHGLFSTLPMKVFTLLALIALLIHAWIGIWQVLTDYVKQTALRGVLQFTFVVTAFAYLAAGIVIVWGV from the coding sequence ATGGTAACCAATGCAGCAAGTTTCGGACGCAGTGGTGTCCATGACTTTATCCTTCTTCGTGCCAGTGCGGTCATTCTGGCCTGCTACACCATCTTCTTGGTGAGCTTTATTGCACTGAGTGCGCCTCTCACTTTCGAAATCTGGCACGGGCTGTTCAGCACCCTGCCGATGAAAGTGTTTACCCTGCTGGCTCTGATTGCCCTGCTGATCCATGCCTGGATCGGTATCTGGCAAGTGCTGACTGACTACGTCAAGCAAACAGCGCTGCGTGGTGTATTACAGTTTACCTTTGTCGTGACTGCCTTCGCTTATCTGGCCGCCGGCATTGTGATTGTGTGGGGGGTATAA
- the sdhC gene encoding succinate dehydrogenase, cytochrome b556 subunit — MELSEQNVKKQRPVHLDLQTIHFPATAKVSILHRVSGVIMLFAMGILIWLLHASLASAESFQGVQALFDNFLVKFVIWGILTALGYHLLGGIRHLVMDTGRWEELGSGNASAKAVFVLAITFSIIAGIWVW; from the coding sequence CCTGTCCATTTAGATCTGCAAACCATCCACTTTCCTGCAACAGCGAAAGTGTCCATTCTTCATCGCGTCTCTGGTGTGATCATGCTGTTCGCCATGGGTATCCTGATTTGGTTGCTCCATGCGTCTCTGGCATCCGCCGAGAGCTTCCAAGGCGTTCAGGCTCTGTTTGACAACTTCCTGGTGAAGTTTGTTATTTGGGGCATTCTGACAGCACTGGGTTATCACCTGCTTGGCGGTATCCGTCATTTGGTGATGGATACCGGCCGCTGGGAAGAATTGGGCTCTGGTAACGCATCAGCCAAGGCTGTATTCGTGCTGGCGATTACCTTTTCTATCATTGCGGGGATCTGGGTATGGTAA